In a single window of the Pseudodesulfovibrio profundus genome:
- a CDS encoding DMT family transporter, with protein MPTSLLPSIYLVLAMIIVGSSVVAGKVMTVELPVFLASLMRFAIALILLLPILFIKEGGFPRLSRRSWGILAGQSLCGSFLFTVFLLYGLKYTSSADAGIITATTPACMGLLALLILRDRPSFKSGAGILYSVAGVMVINTIQTDAIQSSLGSLTGNLLVLAAVFFEALFLLIPKSIREPLSPLATSTIISLFGMLWFLPMGIWELWHIDLATISIIGWMTVAYYGAIVTVLAYLFWFAGIRQVAASRAGVFTAVMPVSAVLLSALVLDSPISWQQWLGCSLVLAGIVCTTTPSSNRKLAHIDNIGQPEQ; from the coding sequence ATGCCTACTTCACTTCTCCCATCCATCTATCTGGTGCTGGCCATGATCATCGTGGGCAGCTCGGTTGTCGCCGGAAAGGTCATGACGGTCGAACTGCCGGTTTTCCTCGCATCGCTCATGCGTTTTGCCATTGCCCTTATACTGCTGCTTCCCATTCTCTTCATCAAGGAAGGCGGTTTTCCTCGCCTCTCCCGACGATCATGGGGTATTCTCGCGGGCCAATCCCTTTGCGGCTCGTTTCTTTTCACTGTCTTCCTTTTATATGGACTGAAATACACCAGCTCTGCCGACGCCGGTATCATCACAGCCACTACCCCGGCCTGCATGGGGCTACTGGCATTGCTCATCCTGCGAGACCGCCCATCCTTCAAAAGCGGGGCTGGCATTCTTTATTCCGTGGCAGGAGTGATGGTCATCAACACCATCCAGACAGATGCCATACAGTCGTCCCTTGGCAGCCTCACCGGGAACCTTCTGGTGCTGGCCGCCGTCTTTTTCGAGGCACTCTTTCTTCTCATTCCAAAATCCATACGCGAACCGCTCTCACCACTGGCAACCTCCACGATCATCTCCCTGTTCGGCATGCTGTGGTTTCTGCCCATGGGAATCTGGGAGTTATGGCACATCGATCTCGCAACCATATCCATTATAGGATGGATGACCGTGGCCTACTACGGAGCGATCGTGACCGTACTGGCATACCTTTTCTGGTTTGCCGGCATACGTCAGGTCGCGGCTTCACGAGCCGGTGTATTCACGGCTGTGATGCCGGTGTCGGCTGTCCTGCTCTCCGCACTGGTACTCGATTCGCCCATCAGTTGGCAGCAATGGCTTGGATGTTCACTTGTGCTGGCAGGGATCGTATGTACCACCACTCCTTCCAGCAACAGGAAGCTCGCTCATATCGATAACATCGGGCAGCCAGAGCAGTAG